The Neisseria subflava genomic interval GAGATTTGGACACAAGACATTATGATTTAAATCAACTGTGAAATCAGGTTTGGATAGCGTATGTTTTAGTTAACATAATTTAACCATATAAAATATCAAGTTAATCAGCGGGTTATCTTTTCTAGCTTGATAATATGAGAATAGTTATTATCTATTAAATTTATAGATTTTTACAATAAAAGGTCGTCTGAAACCTGTTTCAGACGACCTTTTATCATGTACCAATTTAAAATCTATATTTACGAAAAACGTTTTAGTAATACCCAAATAACACTCATCTATTATTTACCCATACATACTTGCTAAAGACCATTTTTCCATTATGCATTGCCAACCCACCCAAAAATTTGATAATAATGCAAACAACATCTAAGCCGTGTATATATCATGAAACACAAAACAGCCTTTAAGCCCATAGTTATCAGTATTGTGCTTTCTATCCTTCTGATTACAACAGCTGTATTTTTTGCCCGTCATCACAACTCTATCCCAAGTATTAATACCGATTTCCTACAACAGGAGATTACCGAACCCGAAGAACCATCTCCGCAAATTGTCCAATCTGCACGAAATCAAATTGGTAAAACCCTTTGTTACGACCCAGCTTACACGAAGCTCACTTATCCGATGGGCGATGTACCGATGGAAAAAGGCGTTTGCACAGACGTGGTCATCCGTGCATTGCGTGAGCAAAATATAGATTTGCAAGAGCTTGTTCATCAAGACATGAGCCGTAACTTTTCTGTCTATCCGAAACGCTGGGGTTTGAAACAACCCGATACCAATATCGACCACCGCCGCGTCCCTAACCTAATGACTTATTTCACGCGTCAAGGCTGGGCCGTTCAAGACACAAACTATCAAGCCGGAGATATCGTAACTTGGGAGTTAAAAGGCAACCGTCCCCATATCGGCATTGTCTCCGATCGAAAAATCGGCGACAGGCCACTGATTATCCATAATATCGGTTTGGGAACCCGTGAAGACGATGTCCTCTACCGCTACACCATTACCGGACATTTCAGACTTCCCGTTCAATAAATCATGAGACTACTGAAAGATTCACTTCAATATCATACCTAATCTGTAATTTTGCGCTTTTTTTACAATCCACCTTTCGAGGCCGTCTGAAACCATAGATGGAATAACCATCCGACAAAATATTAGAGACAGTGCGACATATTCCATATCACTGATATATATGATAGTGTGATGAACTTTTACGATTTTAATTATATTGGAATCATGGATGGAGAAAATCGGTAAGTGGATAAGCTATCGAAACTAAAGATTAAATATACAATTTTTATATCAATATTTTTTATCGTTTTTTAAAAGGGAGCTGAGTTTTATACATATACAGTCGATAATGTGCCTTCATATTTTATAGACTGGGAAAGGAATATTCCTTTCTTGCCCATATTTATGTTGCCTTATATGACGTCACCGTTTTTCTTCTTGGTCACTATATTTTTGGAAAAGAACGAAAGCAGTCTGAAATTACTGATAAAAAGAGCAGCCTTTTTAATCGGAGTTTCTACTGCTCTATTTGTAATATTTCCTATGAAATTTTATTTTCCCAAGCCTGAAGTCGATAACCAAATTTTAAAATCCTTCTTTTATATTTTGGGAAAATTGGACAGTAGTTTTAATCAATGCCCGTCATTACATGTGAGTTTCGCTTTTCTTTCGGCTGAGGTTTATTGTAGAGAATTCAAATCCAAATTCTTAAAATCATTTTTTGGTATATGGGGGTTTTTACTCGCCATTTCGGTCTTATTTGTCTATCAACACCATTTAATCGATTTCGTAGGGGGAACATTGATATTTTTAATCACTTGCATCATTTTCCCAAGAAAAAAGACAGTTTAAGCGTTTTGTCACAGAATCTTAGAAAACCCTACAACAACGATTGAACCATAGTTCAAACATACAAAAAGGCCGTCTGAAACCATTTCAGACGGCCTTTTACTTTTACCTAACCCTCTTTATTTAACCGCAACCGCCGCATTTGCCGCAGCCGCTGCTGCAGTCGCGTTTTTTCGGTTTGAACACGAATTTTCGCAAGAGGAAGAATACGCAGGTGAGCATAATTAAGCCGACGATAATATATTGAGTCATGACGATAGTATCCTTGAAGAAATTTGGTAAACCACGAATGCGGCAAAATAAGCCATCAGGAACAAATAGCCTGTAATCATAAGCATATTTTTCGTGGATTTGGTTTCGCGTTTAATTACGGCCAAAGTCGCAGCACACATCGGAGCATACACATACCAAGCCAAGAAAGCAAAGGCAGTCGGCAAGCCCCAGTTGTTGTGTACGATAGGAATCAGTGCGTTTTGTACCGCATCTTCAGACGACGCGCTGACGGCGTAAACGGTACCCAAAGCGGCGACAACTACTTCACGCGCGGCAATACCCGGAATCATGGCGATACACATTTCCCAAGTAAAGCCCAAAGGTGCAAACAACGGCTGAATAGCATGACCAAGCGTACCTGCCAAGCTGTAATCGATGGCTGCACCGGTTGCGCCTTCAGGCGGTTGCGGCCAGCTTACCAAGCCCCACAAAACTACGGCAAGGGCGAAGATAATCGTACCGGCGCGTTTGAGGAAGGCTTTTACCCTGTCCCACAGGCTGGTCATGATGTGTTTGAAGTTGGGCGTGCGGAAAGTCGGCAGTTCCATTAAGAGCGGGAATTGCTGCACGTTGCCTTTCATACGCGCCAAGCGTTTCATGATATACGCTGCCAAGGCGGCTGACAGGATGCCTGCGAGATAGAGGATGAACAGTGTCAGCCCTTGCAGGTTGAAAATTCCGCCTACTGTTCGGTCAGGAATGACGGCGGCGATAATCAGCGCGTAAACGGGCAGCCGCGCGGAGCAGGTCAGCAGCGGGGCGACGGCGATAGTAACGAGGCGTTCGCGCGGGTCATTAATCGTACGCGCCGACATCACGGCGGGAACGGCACAGGCGAAACTCGACAGAAGCGGGATAAACGAGCGTCCCGACAGGCCGCTTTTTGCCATCACGTTATCCAGCAGGAACGCCGCGCGCGGCAGGTAGCCTGAGTCTTCCAAAAGCAGGATGAAGGCGAACAAAATCGTAATCTGCGGCACGAACACCAACACGCTGCCCATACCGGCAATGACGCCGTTGACGAGCAAGTCGCTGAGGATGCCCGGCTCCATGTTGGCGCCTATCCATTCGCCCAGCGCGGTAAAGCCGCCTTCGATGGCGTCCATAATCGGCGCCGCCCATGTGTAAACCGCTTGGAACACCATAAACAGGATCACCAGCAGCATAATCATGCCCCAGACGGGGTGCAGCACGATGTCGTCGAGTTTTTTGTGCCATGCGGGCAGCGTCATCTGGGTGCGTACCACTTGTGCCAAAATCGATTCGACTTCTTGATAAAGTTTGTCGCTATCCAGCGCATCGAGCGTGCGTTCGGCAGAGGCGGGGTTTGCGGGGAAAGAGCGTTTGCGCGGCAGCTTCGCCACGGCTTCGCGTACAGCCTGTACGCCCGACGCGCTCACTGCAACTGTTTCCAAAACAGGTGCATCCAACAACTCGCTCAGTTTGGCCGCGTCGATATTCAAGCCCCTTTTGCGGGCCACGTCGCTCAAATTCAGCGACACCACCATAGGCAGTCCCAGCGTTTTCAGTTCCAAAATCATGCGCAGGGTCATACGCAGGTTGGTCGCGTCGGCAACGGCAATAATGGCATCGGGCGGAATGCCCATCTTGCCTACCATTACATCTTTCGCCACCGCTTCGTCGGGGCTGGTCGTGCGTAGGCTGTATGTACCCGGCAGGTCGATAATGCGGACGGCCTCGTCGTCGAGGAAGGCGCCCTCGCGCTTATCGACAGTTACGCCCGGATAATTGGCAACCTTGGCATGTGCGCCGGTCAAACCGTTGAACAAAACGGTTTTGCCGCAGTTTGGCGCGCCAATCAAGGCAAAATAGCTTAGTTCCATCATTTTTCCTTATTCTTTCAGACGGCCTTAAACGGCCTCAACGATACGACACATAATCTTCCCGGCCTCTTCCAAACGCAGGGAAAATTGGGATTGATTGCCCAAGCGTACTGCAAACGGTCCTCTTCCAAAACCGCCCACGGCAATCACTTGCAACGGCATTCCGCTGGAAAAACCCAAATCCGAAAGACGACGGGTTACCAAGGTATCCAAATCACCAAAAACAGGGTTGGGAGCAATGGAATCAATATGTACGACTGCGCCTTTTTTAAGGCTTGATAAAGGAATGGTAGACATAAGCCTCTCTTTTCATTTGTTTTAAAATCAGATTATTGAAAAAATGTGAGAAGTATGACGAGTGCGTGGCACATTTGAATTGAAAGATTGGTTATGAATGGCTATTTGCCCCTTCTTTCGATAAGTGCGGTTTGTTTTGAATACTGTGTTTCCGTTAATGATAAGGTATATCAATATAAAAATCAAATGTAACAAGATAAACTAAAAAGGCTGAAATCCTTTTATCATTAGGATTTCAGCCTTTTTATGCACTCAACAAACTAAAGGCCGTCTGAAAGGTTTCAGACGGCCTTCAAAATAAAAAACCGAATCAAATCGGTTTTTTATTCCCATTCAGGGAAAGACTCTAAATTACAGAGCGTCTTTCAATGCTTTACCGGCACGGAATTTAGGAGTTTTAGCAGCAGCAATAGTCAAAGGCTCGCCAGTTTTAGGGTTGCGGCCTTGACGTTCGGCGCGTTCGCCGACGTAGAAAGTACCGAAACCGACCAGAGTAACAGTGTCGCCGTTTTTCAACGCGTTGGTTACGGCATTAGTAGTAGCATCCAAAGCTTTTTGCGCAGCAGATTTGGAAATGCCGGCTTCTTGAGCAATTGCTTCGATCAATTCAGACTTGTTCACAATTAGTCCCTTCCTATCGTAAAAAATGATGAAATGCCCGAATACTCGGGGCTTAAGCACTTTTAAAGCACATACGCACTTTATAGCAATTCTGAAATTATCATGTCAAGTAAAAGATGTGGAATTGCCCTATTTTTGTGGCATTCAGGGCAAAACCACATTTTTTGCAACATCAGACGGCCAACTTAATGCTTGGTTGCTTTTGTTCTTGACTTCGCCTTAGAAGTTTGCGGGGTCTCGGCAACCGCCAATTCAGCCGCCCATTGCTCAGGCTGAGTTTCCAAGCCCAAAGCCAACACTTCATCAATCCATTTGACCGGATGAATGGTCAGACCGGTTTTGACATTTTCAGGGATTTCTTCCAAATCTTTGACGTTGTCTTTTGGAATCAATACATGCTTGATCCCGCCGCGCAAAGCAGCCAGCAGTTTTTCTTTCAAACCGCCGATAGGCAAAACTTCGCCACGCAAAGTGATTTCGCCGGTCATCGCCACGTCTGCACGCACCGGAATTTTGGTGAAGGCAGAAACCATCGCCAAAGTCATGGCGATACCTGCGCTCGGACCGTCTTTCGGCGTCGCACCTTCAGGCACATGGACGTGAATGTCTTTTTTCTCGTAAAAATCAGGAGCCAAACCCACTGACTCAGCACGGGAACGGACAACCGACCATGCGGCCGATACCGATTCTTTCATGACATCGCCCAGTTGGCCGGTACATTGAATCGTACCTTTGCCCGGCAAAGCAACCGCCTCAACAGTCAACAACTCACCACCGACTTCGGTCCAAGCCAAACCGGTTACCTGGCCGATACGGTTTTCGCTTTCAGCCACACCATAGTCGAAACGGCGCACGCCCAGATAGTCATGCAGATTTTTCTCAGTAACTTTAATCGCTTTAGGCTTGGCCTTGCTTACTGTTTTGGATTTGGACGCTTTTTTCTTGTCCTCATTCAAAGTAACCTGCATTACCACTTTGCGGCAGATTTTGGCAATTTCGCGATCCAACGAGCGGACACCGGCCTCGCGGGTGTAGTAACGGATAATATCGCGCACCGCACTTTTATCAACCACCAACTCACCCTCTTTTACACCATTGCGCTTCATTTGTTTCGGCACAAGGTATTGCATGGCGATATTGATTTTTTCGTCTTCCGTATAACCGGACAGACGGATAATTTCCATACGGTCAAGCAGCGGAGTCGGGATATTCAAGCTGTTTGAAGTGGCAATAAACATCACATCGCTCAAATCATAATCGACTTCGGCATAGTGGTCGGCAAACTTGTTGTTTTGCTCAGGATCCAGCACTTCAAGCAATGCACTGGCCGGATCACCACGGAAATCGCTGCCCATCTTGTCGATTTCATCGAGCAAGAACAATGGATTTTTCACACCGACTTTCGCCATGTTTTGCAGGATTTTGCCCGGCATAGAGCCGATATAGGTACGGCGGTGGCCGCGGATTTCGCTTTCATCACGCACGCCGCCCAACGCCATACGCACATATTGGCGGCCTGTGGCTTTGGCAATCGACTCACCCAAGGAAGTTTTGCCCACCCCTGGAGGACCAACCAGGCACAAAATCGGGCCTTTGAGCTTGTCCATACGTTTTTGAACAGCCAAATATTCCAAAATACGTTCTTTGACTTTTTCCAATCCATAGTGGTCGGCATTCAAAATCAAATCAGCCTTGGCAATATCTTTGCTGACTCGGGATTTTTTCTTCCACGGCAACTCAAGCAAAGTATCGATATAGTTGCGCACGACGGTCGATTCCGCAGACATCGGCGGCATCATTTTCAGTTTTTTCAATTCAGACAGACATTTTTCTTCAGCCTCTTTGCTCATGCCTGCTTCTTTGATTTTGTTTTCCAGCGCATCCAGCTCGCCACGCTCGTCCTCTTCGCCCAACTCTTTCTGAATCGCTTTCACTTGCTCATTTAAGTAATACTCGCGTTGGGATTTTTCCATTTGACGTTTCACGCGGCCACGGATGCGTTTCTCAACCTGCATGATGTCGAGTTCGGCTTCCAACTGCGCCAGCAAAAATTCCAAACGGTCAACAATGCCGGCAGTCTCCAATACATATTGACGCTGCTCCAATTTCAGCTGCAAATGCGCGGCAATGGTATCTGCAAGACGGCTGTTGTCATCGATACTGCTGATGGTACTGATGACTTCGGCAGGGATTTTTTTGTTCAACTTCGCATATTGCTCAAATTGAGTCAGCAGAGTACGGCGCAAGGCCTCAATTTCAGGATTGTCCTTGTCGCTATTCTCATCAATCGCCTCAACATGAGACAAAAACAATCCGCCTGTTTCATCAACCGTCAACGCACGCGCACGACGAATGCCTTCTACCAATACTTTAACCGTACCGTCAGGCAGCTTCAAAACCTGCAAAACTTGGGCGACTGTACCGGTTTGGTGCAAGTCTTCAGCTTTAGGATCTTCTGTATTAGGGTCAAGCTGGGCCAACAGGAAAACCGGATCATCATTGGCCATTGCCGCCTCAAGGGCCGCAATCGATTTAGGACGACCGACGAACAGCGGCAATACCATATGCGGATACACCACAACATCGCGTAAAGGCAAGGTAGCCAGCGCACTGTATTCCTCGAAATATTTGTCTTTTGTCGGCATAGTTAGAAATCTCAATCATTGTTAAATCAGAATGTAGCTCAAAATTGGGCTGAAGCGCTGCATTTCAAGACTTGAAAACAGCTTATCCGCACCTATTTTCGAAAACATCATTTTTAATAGCCCGATATGGACGTTTACGATAAAATATATCGGATTTCGGGCCGTCTGAAAACTTCTCAGACGGCCCGAGCAAACCAAACAAGGTAGTAAAAAACCATGACAGACTCAACTGAAAAAAAATCACTGATTGAATTCCCCTGCACTTTCCCCTTGAAAGTTATGGGCGCAGTTCATCCCGAATTTGAATCCGCCATCTTGGAAACCGTGCGCAAACACGCTCCCGATACCGAGCCGCACCACATTACTACACGCCCAAGCAGCAAAGGCAACTATACCGGCGCAACCGTCAAAGTAAATGTCGACAACCAAGAGCAGCTCGACAATATCTACCGCGACCTGACTTCACACGAATTGGTAAAAGTGGTGCTGTAATGAAAATCGTGCACAAAGGCTTGGTCGATTACCTGCCGACTTTCGAAGCCATGAAGGCATTTAATGCCTCGCGTGACGAAAATACCGAAGACGAATTATGGGTGGTCGAACATCCGCCCGTATTTACCCAAGGCTTGGCCGGAAAACCCGAACACCTCCTCATCCGCGACGATATTCCCGTTGTCCAAATTGACAGAGGCGGTCAAATTACCTATCACGGCCCCGGCCAACTGGTCGTCTATACGATGATCAATTTCAAACGCCGTAAAACCAGTGTCCGCCACATCGTTTCCGCACTTGAAAACAGCATCATCGCCACCTTGGCAGAATATGGCATCGAAGCAGCCGCCGATCCCAAACGCCCCGGCGTTTATGTCGGAGAGCGTAAAATCGCTTCCCTTGGCCTGCGTATCAAAGACGGATCCATTTACCACGGTTTGGCGCTTAATGTGAACATGGATTTAAGTCCGTTTACCCATATCAACCCCTGCGGTTATGCCGGTATGGAAATGACCCAAATTGCCGACTATGTCTCTCCGGCACCTAGTTTGGTAGAAGTTTCAGACAAACTGACCAAGCATTTACAAAAAGAGCTGGCATAAGGTCGTCTGAAAATATTCAGCCCCAATGCCACCTTTTAACTGCCCCTCTGAACCCACAAGCCCTTAGGCCATAAAGGCCGCAATCAGCTTTTCAGACGGCCTTTATAACGACAGAAAGAACACATCACCATGAGTGAAGAAGTAAAAAACGACCCCAAACGCGGCATCAAACTAAAAGGCGCGGACAAAACTGCACGCATTCCGATTAAAGTTGTTCCATTGGAACAAAAATTGAAAAAGCCCGAATGGATCCGCGCCAAATTACCGGGCAAGAAATTCTTTGAAATCAAAAACATTCTTCGCGAACAAAAAATGCATACCGTGTGCGAAGAAGCATCTTGTCCAAATATCAGCGAATGCTTTACCAAGGGTACGGCCACATTCATGATCATGGGCGATATTTGTACCCGCCGTTGCCCGTTCTGCGACGTTGGCCATGGCCGCCCCAACATGTTGGATCCTGACGAGCCTAAACACTTGGCCGAATCCGTCAAATCCATGAACCTGCGCTATGTCGTGATTACTTCCGTCGACCGTGACGACCTGCGTGACGGCGGCGCCCAACACTTCGCCGACTGCATTAAAGCCATCCGCGAAACCAGCCCAAATACCAAAATTGAAATCCTTGTTCCCGATTTCCGCGGCCGTCTGGACATCGCACTGGAAATTTTGGCAGAAACACCACCCGACGTGATGAACCACAACTTGGAAACCCATCCAAGCCTGTATAAAAAAGCCCGTCCGGGTGCCAACTACCAACATTCCCTCGAGCTTCTGCGCCGCTACAAAGAAATGATGCCTCATATCCCGACCAAATCCGGCATCATGGTCGGCTTGGGCGAAACAGACGAGGACGTACGCGAAATCATGCGCGATATGCGTGCCAACAATATCGAGATGATTACCATCGGCCAATATCTGCAACCTTCAGACGGCCACTTGCCCGTCTTGCGCTATGTAACGCCTGACCAATTCAAAGTTTTTGAAAAAGAAGCATACGAATTAGGCTTTACCAATGCCGCCATCGGCGCAATGGTTCGCTCCAGCTACCACGCAGACGAGCAAGCAGCCGAAGCTTTGCGTGAAACCCACGGCGGTTGCAGCCATCACTAAGGTTTAAATTATATAAGGCCGTCTGAAAAAACAGTTCCCTGATTTTTCAGACGGCCTTTATTTGGTCAAAATGACTATACAAGATTTTTTAGATTTAAAAAAATAAACCTTAGTCGGGCTCTATTGAGTCAATTTTAAGTAATACAAAAAAGCGGCAAAACAGGATAAACACTGTTTGCCGCTTTTTAATTTATTTCTTTATTTTACTTCTTCAACAATTTTGCCGCTTCAATCGCATAGTAAGTCAAAATACCATCGGCGCCGGCGCGTTTGAATGCCAACAGGCTTTCCAAAATGGTTTTTTCGCCATCAAGCCAACCGTTTTGAATGGCAGCCTGAAGCATGGCATATTCGCCGGAAACTTGGTAAGCATAAGTCGGTACGCCGAACTCATCTTTAACTCGGCGGACGACATCCAGATACGGCAGACCTGGTTTTACCATTACCATATCTGCACCCTCTTGAATATCCAATGCGACTTCGTGTAAGGCTTCGTTAGTGTTTGCAGGATCCATTTGGTAGGTTTTCTTGTCTGCCTTACCCAAATTGCCGGAGCTGCCGACAGCGTCGCGGAATGGGCCGTAGAATGCTGAAGCATATTTTGCCGAATATGCCATGATGCGTGTATGGATATGTCCGGCATCTTCCAAAGCTTCGCGAATGGCAAGAATACGCCCGTCCATCATATCTGATGGGGCAATGACTTGTGCGCCCGCATCAGCATGACACAAAGCCTGTTTTACTAAAACTTCAATGGTTTCATCGTTGAGGACATAGCCATTTTCATCGGTTAAACCGTCTTGGCCGTGAATGGTATAGGGATCCAAGGCAACGTCGGTCATGATACCCAGCTCTGGGAATTTCTCGCGCAGTGTTCGTACCACTGTCGGCACTAAGCCTTCAGGGTTATAAGCCTCCTCCGCAAATTCGGTTTTGTTTTGCGTTACCACGGGAAACAAAGCCAGCATAGGAATGCCGAGCTTCAGTGCTTCTTCAGCGGTAAACAACAATTTGTCCAAACTTTGGCGTTTGACGCCAGGCATGGATGGTACTGCCTCTTCCTGATTCTGACCTTCCAATACAAAAACCGGATAGATCAAATCATCTGCCGTCAAAGTATGCTCGCGCATCAGGCGACGTGAAAAATCGTCTTTACGCATACGGCGCATACGGGTGTTTGAGACATAACGCGGAGGGAAATTCATAATAATTGCCTTTAAATGATGAAATCTTAAAATCAGTCTTCGACTTGACGCATGGCCTTAACCGAACGCTTGATTTCGCTGAGCGTATTGGTTTTATAACCGCTACGTTCCTGTTCGGTCATGCCGTTTTGATCCAATTTGGCGATGTTTTTCAATGCCTCGGCATACTGGCCGTCTGAAAGTTTTTCCTGTTTGATGTGCCAACGGTTGTTCACTTCGGAAGCCGTCCACAAGCCTACTTTGTTGTAGTAGAACAAAATGCTTGCCGCTAGCGTTTTCATATCGCGGTCGGGCTTGGCACTGCCGATACTGCGGCCGATACGGTTGTTGCGTTGATCGACCGCTTGGTCGGCAAGGTAGCGGCTGAAGTAGTCGTCTTTACCTTCACGCAACTCCATATCCGTCAGACGCGCATTACCTGCTTTTTCTGCAATAATACTGTCGAATTTGGAAGCAATCGCCGCCTGCCACAATGCTTGGCGTACGGCATTGACTTGTGTCCCCCTGCTGTCGCCGTTTGCTTTATCGTCCAGACCTGAACGCTCGGCAAAACGTGCTGCATTGCTGGTCATATTGATTAAACCTTCGTCTTCCATGCCGATAACTTGGGCGGCTACGGGATGGTTCAGCGCGAATTGAGCCATTTTGCTACGGCGGCTTTGATCTTCCTGATAAGATTGACAACCGGACAATACCAGCATGCCGAGAACGGCGCATTGAATGTGTTTTTTAATATGTTTCATGATGTAACTATCGATATTATTGTGTGAGTTCAACTTCTTTGTTTAACATAGAAACGCCCGTAAGCGTAAAATAATTTCCATACGGCCAAATCGGCGCATGAATGGCTATTTTATAATAAAAATAAGGCCGTCTGAAAATTTTCAGACGGCATAAGTATTTTTAGCCTACCAAGCTGCGAATCTGCGGCCAATAAAACAGGCAGGCTATCGAGCAAATAGCAACGCTGATACCGGCTGCATTAATGCTGCTGATTTTTTCCTTAAATATTGCTGCACCAATCAGCGTACCCAAAACAATCACGCCAATATTCATACCGGCAAATACCAAGGTCGGATTATCTTTCATGATTTGGTGTGCAGAAATGTAGGTAACAATATTCAAAAAGTTCAGGCAACCCAAAATCATACCGCCCACTATGCCCTCTTTGGTCCATTTGCTTCCTTTGGCAAACAGGTAGCCAAACATCAAGATACCGGCCAAACAAAACGCCACCAGCAAATTACCGGCAAACGCGGTACCGCTTTTCGCCACTTGTTTGAACAAAATATCAATGACACCATAGCCGCACCAAACGCCTAAAAGCAGCATCACTTGCGTGCTAAAGCCGCCGGATTTCTTGCCGCCATCGCTTTTCCAAAGTAAGAAAAACAGTGCCGTAAATGCCAATACCAAACCAATCAGACGGCCTTCGGTCAGTTGCTCATGAAACAACGTAAACGAAGCAACAATGGGTAAAAACAGCGATAGGCGTTGCGCTGCATCCGACTTGACGATACCTGCTGCATCTACGGATTTGCCCATAATGACAAACACGCTTGGCAGCAAAATGCCCAAGGCCGCAAAAAGCCACCAAGTCGGCAAAAATACCTGCGGATTGCTCAAATCAGGCTTTAACACCAGCATGGTCAAAGTGATGGCAACGATATAGTTCACCGCCACCGCCTGCTCGATATTGATTTTTTGCTTGCGCGCCACTTTCAACAATACGGAAACCAACACGCTGCAAACGATACTTGCCAATAAATATGCCATGCTTTAAAACCATCCTTGAGTGGAGACGGGCTTATCTTCATTCAGTTTAATCAGTCCGATGACTACACGGTAAATAAACCAAATGGCAGTTACCAACAGAATCAACCAACCAATTAAGATCAGTGTAGTAAAAGTTCCCAAAACCGTACCCACCAAAGACACCCAAAATGTCTTAATCAAATAATCGATATGGCTGGCGTAAATACTACCTTGAGCCTCATCGCGTTTAACATACGCCATAATCACACCGACAACAGGGGTAAACAAAATTAATAAGCCCACAGCGTATGTAACATAAGCAATAAAAACATAGTTTTTCACGTCAGAGTTGGGCGTATTGACCACATTTGTCGCCATATTAGTGAAGTTGTCGGTATTGTTTTCCTGACGCTCGTACTGCATAGCCGCATCATAAGCCAGACGTTTTTCCGGATGAGACAATACTTCAAACGCCTGTCCGATGGCTTTAAACCGCTCCGCATCTTTCTGAATATCCGGATTAGCCACCAATTTGCCGTAAGCCTCGCGAATAACGTTGATATTAGCATCCTGAGAGACACCCAAGATTTCGTATAAATTTAATTGTTCCATCTGTATTCCTATCCTTTATGAATTGACTGCAACATGAACATTTTGCGGATTGAGCGTCCGCAGGTTTTCAGGCTTCATGCCCA includes:
- a CDS encoding HP0495 family protein; translation: MTDSTEKKSLIEFPCTFPLKVMGAVHPEFESAILETVRKHAPDTEPHHITTRPSSKGNYTGATVKVNVDNQEQLDNIYRDLTSHELVKVVL
- a CDS encoding DUF1287 domain-containing protein — encoded protein: MKHKTAFKPIVISIVLSILLITTAVFFARHHNSIPSINTDFLQQEITEPEEPSPQIVQSARNQIGKTLCYDPAYTKLTYPMGDVPMEKGVCTDVVIRALREQNIDLQELVHQDMSRNFSVYPKRWGLKQPDTNIDHRRVPNLMTYFTRQGWAVQDTNYQAGDIVTWELKGNRPHIGIVSDRKIGDRPLIIHNIGLGTREDDVLYRYTITGHFRLPVQ
- a CDS encoding FeoA family protein; translation: MSTIPLSSLKKGAVVHIDSIAPNPVFGDLDTLVTRRLSDLGFSSGMPLQVIAVGGFGRGPFAVRLGNQSQFSLRLEEAGKIMCRIVEAV
- the lon gene encoding endopeptidase La, producing MPTKDKYFEEYSALATLPLRDVVVYPHMVLPLFVGRPKSIAALEAAMANDDPVFLLAQLDPNTEDPKAEDLHQTGTVAQVLQVLKLPDGTVKVLVEGIRRARALTVDETGGLFLSHVEAIDENSDKDNPEIEALRRTLLTQFEQYAKLNKKIPAEVISTISSIDDNSRLADTIAAHLQLKLEQRQYVLETAGIVDRLEFLLAQLEAELDIMQVEKRIRGRVKRQMEKSQREYYLNEQVKAIQKELGEEDERGELDALENKIKEAGMSKEAEEKCLSELKKLKMMPPMSAESTVVRNYIDTLLELPWKKKSRVSKDIAKADLILNADHYGLEKVKERILEYLAVQKRMDKLKGPILCLVGPPGVGKTSLGESIAKATGRQYVRMALGGVRDESEIRGHRRTYIGSMPGKILQNMAKVGVKNPLFLLDEIDKMGSDFRGDPASALLEVLDPEQNNKFADHYAEVDYDLSDVMFIATSNSLNIPTPLLDRMEIIRLSGYTEDEKINIAMQYLVPKQMKRNGVKEGELVVDKSAVRDIIRYYTREAGVRSLDREIAKICRKVVMQVTLNEDKKKASKSKTVSKAKPKAIKVTEKNLHDYLGVRRFDYGVAESENRIGQVTGLAWTEVGGELLTVEAVALPGKGTIQCTGQLGDVMKESVSAAWSVVRSRAESVGLAPDFYEKKDIHVHVPEGATPKDGPSAGIAMTLAMVSAFTKIPVRADVAMTGEITLRGEVLPIGGLKEKLLAALRGGIKHVLIPKDNVKDLEEIPENVKTGLTIHPVKWIDEVLALGLETQPEQWAAELAVAETPQTSKAKSRTKATKH
- a CDS encoding FeoB-associated Cys-rich membrane protein, which translates into the protein MTQYIIVGLIMLTCVFFLLRKFVFKPKKRDCSSGCGKCGGCG
- a CDS encoding phosphatase PAP2 family protein, whose amino-acid sequence is MKFYFPKPEVDNQILKSFFYILGKLDSSFNQCPSLHVSFAFLSAEVYCREFKSKFLKSFFGIWGFLLAISVLFVYQHHLIDFVGGTLIFLITCIIFPRKKTV
- a CDS encoding HU family DNA-binding protein — its product is MNKSELIEAIAQEAGISKSAAQKALDATTNAVTNALKNGDTVTLVGFGTFYVGERAERQGRNPKTGEPLTIAAAKTPKFRAGKALKDAL
- the feoB gene encoding ferrous iron transporter B, encoding MELSYFALIGAPNCGKTVLFNGLTGAHAKVANYPGVTVDKREGAFLDDEAVRIIDLPGTYSLRTTSPDEAVAKDVMVGKMGIPPDAIIAVADATNLRMTLRMILELKTLGLPMVVSLNLSDVARKRGLNIDAAKLSELLDAPVLETVAVSASGVQAVREAVAKLPRKRSFPANPASAERTLDALDSDKLYQEVESILAQVVRTQMTLPAWHKKLDDIVLHPVWGMIMLLVILFMVFQAVYTWAAPIMDAIEGGFTALGEWIGANMEPGILSDLLVNGVIAGMGSVLVFVPQITILFAFILLLEDSGYLPRAAFLLDNVMAKSGLSGRSFIPLLSSFACAVPAVMSARTINDPRERLVTIAVAPLLTCSARLPVYALIIAAVIPDRTVGGIFNLQGLTLFILYLAGILSAALAAYIMKRLARMKGNVQQFPLLMELPTFRTPNFKHIMTSLWDRVKAFLKRAGTIIFALAVVLWGLVSWPQPPEGATGAAIDYSLAGTLGHAIQPLFAPLGFTWEMCIAMIPGIAAREVVVAALGTVYAVSASSEDAVQNALIPIVHNNWGLPTAFAFLAWYVYAPMCAATLAVIKRETKSTKNMLMITGYLFLMAYFAAFVVYQISSRILSS